Proteins co-encoded in one Candidatus Thiodictyon syntrophicum genomic window:
- a CDS encoding IS4 family transposase, giving the protein MHASILLHSWLGQWLSCIHLKRLVSLFDMVAACVAGTGLSITSVGRRLPGPTSLKHKIKRADRVIGNPHLYRERTAIYGALCRVTLARIPEPLILIDWSPIKVDQSFQLLRASIAVGGHALTLYEEIHPTCDLGNPKVQERFLHTVAGLLPPGAAPIIIADAGFKVPFFRAVEALGWRWVGRLRGRDYVRLNADWISGKSLFTKATTKPVRLGIGDWVRSNPLPVVMVLVRLPKCGRHDKTASGRIARSRKSRKAARSQREPWLLMATRRLGHLAAKAIVRIYRQRMQIEEGFRDMKNLYFGQGYEANRSHDLKRLSILVMIAALAAFLLFMIGATAERLNLQRGMHASSSKRRVYSLSFLASLILNITKVEIALSEFLAPEEQVAQFHQALLLGE; this is encoded by the coding sequence ATGCACGCGTCGATATTGTTGCACTCTTGGCTCGGTCAGTGGCTGTCATGTATCCACTTAAAACGCTTGGTATCGCTCTTCGACATGGTGGCCGCCTGCGTTGCCGGCACGGGTTTATCCATCACCTCGGTGGGACGGCGCCTGCCAGGCCCGACGTCCTTGAAACACAAGATCAAGCGTGCCGACCGCGTGATCGGCAATCCTCACCTGTATCGCGAGCGCACGGCGATCTACGGCGCCCTGTGCCGGGTGACCCTGGCCCGGATTCCCGAACCGCTGATTCTCATCGACTGGTCGCCTATCAAGGTCGATCAATCCTTTCAACTGTTGCGCGCGTCGATCGCGGTCGGCGGTCACGCCTTGACCCTCTACGAGGAAATTCATCCCACCTGCGACCTCGGCAACCCCAAGGTCCAAGAGCGTTTTCTCCACACCGTGGCGGGCTTGTTGCCGCCTGGTGCCGCACCCATCATCATCGCCGATGCCGGCTTTAAGGTGCCTTTTTTCCGTGCCGTCGAGGCCCTTGGCTGGCGCTGGGTCGGACGCCTGCGGGGGCGCGACTATGTGCGCCTGAACGCCGATTGGATTAGTGGCAAGTCGTTGTTTACGAAAGCAACAACAAAACCCGTTCGGCTCGGCATCGGCGACTGGGTGAGAAGCAACCCATTGCCCGTCGTCATGGTCTTGGTCCGTCTGCCCAAGTGCGGTCGTCATGATAAGACAGCATCCGGGCGCATCGCACGCTCGCGCAAAAGTCGCAAGGCCGCCCGCAGTCAGCGTGAGCCGTGGCTGCTCATGGCGACGCGCCGTTTGGGGCATTTGGCAGCGAAGGCGATCGTGCGCATCTATCGCCAGCGCATGCAGATAGAAGAAGGCTTCCGCGACATGAAGAACCTGTACTTTGGTCAGGGCTACGAGGCCAACCGTTCACACGACCTCAAGCGCCTTTCCATTCTCGTTATGATTGCCGCACTGGCGGCTTTCCTACTCTTTATGATCGGTGCGACGGCGGAGCGATTGAACCTCCAGCGCGGTATGCATGCGAGCAGTTCCAAGCGCCGCGTCTATTCCCTGTCGTTTCTTGCCTCGCTCATTCTGAATATCACGAAAGTGGAGATCGCTCTATCCGAGTTCCTAGCGCCGGAAGAGCAGGTGGCCCAATTCCATCAGGCGCTATTGTTGGGTGAATAA
- a CDS encoding helix-turn-helix domain-containing protein, with protein sequence MSTMPLEQIAQAIEADAGEPLPGLRESLAEMAADERGRTYTREQLALRAARTALGLSQPAFARLLQTPVGTVRDWEQGRFPPPGSALLVARLAVEHPEILRPYAAAD encoded by the coding sequence ATGAGCACGATGCCACTGGAGCAGATAGCACAGGCGATCGAAGCGGATGCGGGCGAGCCCCTTCCCGGGCTGCGCGAATCACTCGCCGAGATGGCCGCCGATGAGCGCGGGCGCACCTATACCCGGGAGCAACTCGCCCTGCGCGCGGCCCGTACCGCCTTGGGCCTGTCCCAACCGGCCTTTGCCCGGCTGCTGCAAACCCCGGTCGGCACGGTGCGCGACTGGGAACAGGGGCGCTTCCCGCCTCCCGGCAGTGCGCTGTTGGTGGCACGGTTGGCAGTGGAACACCCGGAGATCTTGCGGCCTTATGCCGCGGCTGACTGA